The Lutibacter sp. Hel_I_33_5 genome has a window encoding:
- a CDS encoding T9SS type A sorting domain-containing protein, which produces MKTITLKLSVVLFTLLCNSIAFGQCATTANIYSFVYDGKTYEVIKENKNWLDAAACAVERGGILVEINNVAEQNAIYTQLNSNANITNSNTKAPDGGGGSYVWIGGNDLDTEGKWVWNGNNDDESTQFWEGTSNGSAVNGLYSNWGNEPDDWNGQDALALSLNGWPLGVASEWNDVDHTNTLYYVVEHPTILSVGDNFDFNKRIKLYPNPVQGYLTIKTSGIDLHSIVVYNAIGKRIFENKKENLVSKKIDLSNLNNGIYFIKISTKNGKSIIKRVVK; this is translated from the coding sequence ATGAAAACAATTACATTAAAACTATCTGTGGTATTGTTTACTTTACTCTGCAATAGCATAGCATTTGGACAATGTGCAACTACTGCTAATATATACTCATTTGTATATGATGGAAAAACGTACGAAGTTATTAAAGAAAATAAAAACTGGCTTGATGCAGCTGCTTGTGCAGTAGAAAGAGGTGGAATTTTAGTAGAAATTAATAACGTAGCAGAACAGAATGCAATTTACACACAGCTAAATTCAAATGCTAACATTACGAATAGCAATACAAAAGCTCCAGATGGTGGTGGTGGCTCTTATGTTTGGATTGGTGGTAATGATTTGGATACTGAAGGTAAATGGGTGTGGAATGGAAATAATGATGATGAATCCACACAATTTTGGGAAGGTACATCTAATGGAAGTGCTGTAAATGGATTATATAGTAATTGGGGAAATGAGCCGGATGATTGGAATGGACAAGATGCATTAGCGTTATCCTTAAATGGGTGGCCACTTGGAGTTGCGAGTGAATGGAATGATGTAGATCATACAAATACACTGTATTATGTTGTAGAACATCCAACTATACTTTCTGTAGGTGATAATTTTGATTTTAATAAAAGAATTAAACTATATCCAAATCCTGTACAAGGTTATTTAACGATAAAAACAAGTGGGATTGACTTACACAGTATTGTAGTCTATAATGCAATAGGTAAAAGAATATTTGAAAATAAAAAAGAAAATTTAGTTTCAAAAAAAATTGATTTATCTAATTTAAATAATGGTATCTATTTTATTAAAATCAGTACAAAAAATGGTAAATCTATTATTAAAAGAGTCGTTAAATAA
- a CDS encoding LytTR family DNA-binding domain-containing protein, producing MKTRVCIIDDEQLAINELTLLLSDYSDIEVCATAKSATEAISIINKNKPDIVFLDIQLKETNAFTIIDKIKVKTHIIFVTAYDEYAVRAFKINALDYLLKPVLKERLSESINRFYTKVSPKKVEELKYKYSDRIIINQKNEFKLISINEIIAITADGDYTCLLLKNDSKKLVLKPLSDWEKLLPYQNFERIHRSTIINLDAIDKIEKSFNNTCKVFLKNNPLPFQMSQRFTSKFLNKYKA from the coding sequence TTGAAAACTAGAGTTTGTATTATTGATGATGAACAATTAGCTATAAATGAGCTTACACTCTTATTATCTGATTATAGCGATATAGAAGTTTGTGCTACAGCGAAATCTGCTACTGAAGCTATTTCAATAATAAATAAGAATAAACCAGATATTGTTTTTTTAGATATTCAATTAAAAGAAACCAATGCTTTTACGATCATTGATAAAATAAAAGTAAAAACACATATTATATTTGTTACTGCTTATGATGAATATGCGGTAAGGGCTTTTAAAATAAATGCTTTAGATTACTTACTTAAACCTGTACTTAAAGAAAGACTTTCAGAATCAATTAACCGATTTTATACTAAGGTTTCGCCAAAAAAAGTTGAAGAATTAAAATATAAATACTCAGATAGAATTATTATCAATCAAAAGAATGAATTCAAATTAATTTCAATAAATGAAATTATTGCCATAACTGCTGATGGAGATTATACGTGTTTATTGTTAAAAAATGATTCAAAAAAATTAGTCCTAAAACCTTTGTCTGATTGGGAGAAACTACTTCCCTATCAAAATTTTGAGCGCATCCATAGAAGTACAATCATTAACCTAGACGCTATTGATAAAATTGAAAAAAGCTTTAATAATACGTGCAAGGTGTTTTTAAAAAACAACCCACTACCCTTTCAGATGAGTCAACGATTTACTTCAAAATTTTTAAATAAGTATAAAGCTTAA
- a CDS encoding CPXCG motif-containing cysteine-rich protein produces MEHFFQCPHCWENVSMILDTSVSKQTYIEDCEVCCNPIELTPMFENGELASFSSHSIEQ; encoded by the coding sequence ATGGAACATTTTTTTCAATGTCCGCATTGTTGGGAAAATGTTTCTATGATTTTAGATACTAGTGTTTCAAAACAAACTTATATTGAAGATTGTGAGGTGTGCTGTAATCCGATAGAATTGACACCAATGTTTGAAAATGGTGAGTTAGCATCATTTAGCAGTCATTCAATTGAGCAATAA
- a CDS encoding pseudouridine synthase: protein MCVRKPNNMLVHHAYHSRNVIEEQSLLQLMDEEIGGKFYPIHRLDRKTSGILLLAKETKFVSKFQELFTNNEIQKTYYGVVRGFSPETKTIDSPVKGRDANVHKEALTHLRTLENITLDIPVKPYDSSRYSLVEMSPKTGRMHQLRVHTNKISHPLLGDTKYGDKNHDTMFDENFGWKNMFLHAGSLAFNHPFTKEELFLKASFPKDWISLFDEFTWKNPLK from the coding sequence ATTTGTGTACGTAAGCCCAATAATATGTTGGTTCATCATGCATATCATTCTAGAAATGTTATAGAAGAACAATCGTTATTGCAATTAATGGATGAAGAAATTGGTGGTAAGTTTTACCCTATTCATCGTTTGGATAGAAAGACTTCTGGAATACTATTATTAGCAAAAGAAACAAAATTTGTTTCTAAATTTCAAGAACTGTTTACTAATAATGAAATTCAGAAAACCTATTATGGTGTTGTTCGTGGATTTTCTCCTGAAACAAAAACAATAGATTCGCCTGTAAAAGGACGCGATGCTAATGTGCATAAAGAAGCACTAACCCATTTAAGAACTTTAGAGAATATTACCTTAGATATTCCTGTAAAACCTTATGATTCTTCACGTTATAGTTTAGTTGAAATGTCACCAAAAACAGGAAGAATGCATCAATTAAGAGTGCATACAAACAAAATTAGTCATCCTTTACTTGGTGATACAAAATATGGAGATAAAAACCATGATACCATGTTTGATGAAAACTTTGGATGGAAAAACATGTTTTTACACGCAGGTTCGTTAGCGTTTAATCATCCGTTTACCAAAGAAGAGTTGTTTTTAAAAGCATCATTCCCAAAAGATTGGATTTCTTTATTTGATGAGTTTACGTGGAAAAACCCATTGAAATAA
- a CDS encoding NADP-dependent oxidoreductase produces MNKQIIFKERPVGVPNENTWSLEVSDIPELNNGELLIEHHYVSLDPAMRGWMNDTKSYIHPVAIDDVMRSGSIGKVIKVNNNPNFKVGDCVTGWGGVQQYAITNGDNWYKVDDSLAPMPMYIGTLGMPGMTAYFGILEVGKIKEGDIVLVSGAAGAVGSVVGQIAKIKGCKVIGIAGGKDKCEYLLNELGFDEAIDYKSENIYSALKQKCLKGIDVYFDNVGGKILDAALSKLRMRARVVICGAISQYNNTTKIDGPSNYLSLLVNRASMQGMVVMDYAKDYGKAAHQMAIWMKEGKLKSKEDIYTGIENFKETYERLFNGDKKGKLVLKVKED; encoded by the coding sequence ATGAATAAACAAATCATCTTTAAAGAACGCCCTGTTGGAGTACCAAATGAGAATACTTGGAGTTTAGAAGTTTCTGATATTCCAGAATTAAATAATGGAGAATTATTAATTGAGCATCATTATGTTTCTTTAGACCCAGCAATGCGTGGTTGGATGAATGATACAAAATCATATATACATCCTGTTGCTATTGATGATGTTATGAGATCGGGATCAATAGGAAAAGTAATTAAAGTAAATAACAATCCTAATTTTAAAGTTGGTGATTGTGTTACAGGTTGGGGTGGAGTACAACAATATGCAATAACAAATGGTGATAATTGGTATAAAGTAGATGATTCTTTAGCGCCAATGCCTATGTATATTGGAACTCTTGGAATGCCAGGAATGACAGCTTATTTTGGAATTTTAGAAGTCGGAAAAATAAAAGAAGGCGATATTGTTTTAGTTTCTGGAGCTGCTGGAGCAGTTGGGAGTGTTGTTGGCCAGATAGCAAAAATAAAAGGCTGTAAAGTAATAGGAATTGCTGGTGGTAAAGATAAATGTGAATACCTATTAAATGAATTAGGATTTGATGAAGCGATAGACTATAAATCGGAAAATATATATTCTGCTTTAAAACAAAAATGCCTTAAAGGAATTGATGTTTATTTTGATAATGTTGGTGGAAAAATATTAGACGCGGCACTTTCTAAACTTAGAATGCGAGCAAGAGTTGTTATTTGTGGTGCAATTTCTCAATATAATAATACAACCAAAATTGATGGCCCTAGCAATTATCTATCTTTATTAGTAAATAGAGCTTCTATGCAGGGTATGGTCGTTATGGATTATGCAAAAGATTATGGAAAAGCTGCACATCAAATGGCTATTTGGATGAAAGAAGGAAAATTAAAATCTAAAGAAGATATATATACTGGTATAGAAAATTTTAAAGAAACTTACGAACGATTGTTCAATGGTGATAAAAAAGGAAAACTAGTTTTAAAAGTTAAAGAGGATTAA
- a CDS encoding sensor histidine kinase, which yields MFAWLFWATAEIVSWRYNNKKTDFQNIFTVTFLQSILAFIFNIAVIHIFLRIQKINKNNSYKYFLYGFIIISFSALIVFFNSTIYFRLFRNSSEFIDLPNIIINTLEKIIYLAGFTIVYFMIRNLKQLQAQKEETLAAKKLALESELQLLQQQINPHFLFNTLNSLRNLITNDTEKARNMVDYISEFLRSSININDIPKKEIQEELKLLDNYLNIQKIRWEKDLVIQKDISKNTLTILVPSLILQPLVENAIKHGMKSGQVLTIAISIQKENDYLSILVSNNGELKGTKKGNGTSNIIKRLQLLYKNDASFKLYEKNGFVYSDVNIKI from the coding sequence TTGTTTGCATGGCTGTTTTGGGCAACTGCAGAAATAGTTTCGTGGAGATACAATAATAAAAAAACAGATTTCCAAAATATTTTTACTGTTACTTTTTTACAATCTATTTTGGCTTTTATTTTTAATATTGCTGTAATACATATTTTTTTAAGAATTCAAAAAATTAATAAAAATAATAGCTATAAGTACTTTTTATATGGGTTCATTATTATTAGTTTTTCTGCTCTAATTGTATTTTTTAATTCTACTATTTACTTCCGTTTATTTAGAAATAGTAGTGAATTTATTGATTTACCAAACATTATTATTAATACACTTGAGAAAATTATTTATCTCGCAGGTTTTACTATCGTTTATTTTATGATTAGAAACCTAAAGCAGCTACAAGCTCAAAAAGAAGAAACATTAGCAGCTAAAAAACTGGCTTTAGAATCAGAATTACAACTACTCCAACAACAAATTAATCCACATTTTTTATTTAACACGCTTAATTCTTTACGTAATTTAATTACTAATGACACTGAAAAAGCAAGAAATATGGTAGATTATATTTCAGAATTTTTAAGAAGTTCAATCAACATAAATGATATTCCAAAGAAAGAGATTCAAGAAGAACTAAAGTTATTAGATAATTATTTAAACATTCAAAAAATACGTTGGGAAAAAGATTTAGTCATTCAAAAAGATATATCTAAAAATACGCTTACTATCTTAGTTCCGAGTTTAATTTTACAGCCTTTAGTAGAAAATGCTATTAAACATGGTATGAAATCTGGACAGGTTTTAACTATTGCTATTTCTATCCAAAAAGAGAATGATTATTTATCAATATTAGTTAGCAATAATGGTGAATTAAAAGGCACTAAAAAAGGAAATGGAACTTCTAATATCATAAAACGACTTCAATTATTATATAAAAATGATGCTAGTTTTAAGTTGTATGAAAAAAATGGATTCGTATATTCTGATGTTAACATTAAAATTTAA